One part of the Asterias amurensis chromosome 11, ASM3211899v1 genome encodes these proteins:
- the LOC139943673 gene encoding uncharacterized protein isoform X1, with translation METNGGPSAKREDLLIPLQKYKTTLYTHSDEVPEKLQPTDQNYKTALYTNTDNDDLVELTEDRSGQAERERDGLNSVQTMLLIAGYCPGFAATIMMVAIIHTGWVGFLLFAVLTFMLAYAAILLRNCWNLVRATHFEDSNPYGAIAYEAFGNWARHMVNVLVDLVSFGASTVMLLATSQLVLIVIGHSLVGTYCYWPIIIGVIMSPAILVGMPKHFWQLGALSIITTILAILIMFIDASLYLHGNGEALHRLQPSMESWAFGKLIGGTIFLMGGHFVYPEVQRAMKEPGDFDRSALGYFLLIVLFLFPTLLITYMAYGDIMLPFDVTSSLLVILPRDGMVVIPGLLLLIGSGPVLLIVINPLFQHLDELLDVQADFNWKRILSRICVILFLIFIAETVPDFTVLMTLVGGVLFPVLTFMAPAISYLRLRSLYMVDSFSERPKMHLFESIISVTLILATPVIIVYVLISTTLALSNHQTEYIKPCYVQWNTTISWWDNE, from the exons ATGGAAACGAACGGTGGGCCTTCCGCTAAACGCGAAGACCTCCTTATTCCACTACAGAAATATAAGACTACATTGTACACGCATAGTGATGAGGTACCGGAGAAACTGCAACCAACGGATCAG AACTACAAGACAGCTTTATATACCAACACTGATAATGATGACTTGGTGGAACTTACAGAAGATAGATCTGGGCAGGCTGAGAGAGAG AGGGATGGTCTAAACTCCGTCCAGACAATGTTGCTGATCGCAGGATACTGCCCAGGTTTTGCTGCTACTATTATGATGGTAGCTATTATACATACAG GATGGGTTGGTTTCCTACTCTTCGCAGTTCTAACTTTTATGCTGGCTTACGCCGCCATACTGCTCAGAAACTGCTGGAATTTGGTCAGAGCCACGCATTTTGAAGATTCCAATCCATATGGTGCCATAGCATATGAGGCATTTGGAAACTGGGCGAG ACACATGGTGAATGTGCTGGTGGATCTCGTTAGTTTTGGCGCCAGTACAGTAATGCTTCTAGCTACATCACAGCTTGTACTCATTGTGATTGGTCACAGTCTCGTTGGTACGTACTGCTATTGGCCAATTATCATTGGTGTGATCATGAGCCCGGCTATTCTAGTGGGAATGCCAAAGCACTTCTG GCAACTTGGAGCATTGAGTATCATCACTACCATCCTCGCCATCCTCATCATGTTCATTGACGCATctctctacctccatggtaacgGAGAAGCCTTACACCGTCTCCAGCCGTCCATGGAGTCTTGGGCGTTTGGCAAGTTGATAGGAGGAACCATCTTTCTGATGGGTGGTCACTTTGTCTACCCAGAGGTCCAGCGAGCGATGAAAGAGCCGGGAGACTTTGACAGAAGTGCTCTCGGATATTTCCTCT TGATTGTTCTCTTCCTGTTCCCTACCCTTCTGATCACCTACATGGCCTATGGTGATATCATGCTTCCTTTTGACGTTACATCCAGCCTGCTGGTCATCCTCCCAAGGGATGGTATGGTGGTCATTCCAGGGCTCCTTCTCCTGATTGGCAGTGGACCAGTCTTACTCATTGTCATCAATCCACTATTCCAACATCTTGATGAGCTGCTTGATGTCCAAGCAG ATTTCAATTGGAAGCGAATCCTCTCCCGCATATGTGTCATCCTCTTTCTGATCTTCATTGCTGAGACGGTACCAGACTTCACTGTTCTAATGACCCTGGTTGGAGGTGTACTCTTCCCTGTCTTGACATTCATGGCTCCAGCCATCTCTTATCTCCGCCTCCGATCACTCTACATGGTAGACAGCTTCTCAGAAAGACC GAAGATGCACCTCTTTGAGAGTATTATCTCAGTAACCCTCATCCTAGCTACACCTGTTATCATCGTTTATGTCCTCATCTCCACCACATTGGCTCTATCAAACCACCAGACAGAATACATCAAGCCATGTTATGTTCAATGGAATACAACCATCAGTTGGTGGGACAACGAATAA
- the LOC139943673 gene encoding uncharacterized protein isoform X2 yields METNGGPSAKREDLLIPLQKYKTTLYTHSDEVPEKLQPTDQRDGLNSVQTMLLIAGYCPGFAATIMMVAIIHTGWVGFLLFAVLTFMLAYAAILLRNCWNLVRATHFEDSNPYGAIAYEAFGNWARHMVNVLVDLVSFGASTVMLLATSQLVLIVIGHSLVGTYCYWPIIIGVIMSPAILVGMPKHFWQLGALSIITTILAILIMFIDASLYLHGNGEALHRLQPSMESWAFGKLIGGTIFLMGGHFVYPEVQRAMKEPGDFDRSALGYFLLIVLFLFPTLLITYMAYGDIMLPFDVTSSLLVILPRDGMVVIPGLLLLIGSGPVLLIVINPLFQHLDELLDVQADFNWKRILSRICVILFLIFIAETVPDFTVLMTLVGGVLFPVLTFMAPAISYLRLRSLYMVDSFSERPKMHLFESIISVTLILATPVIIVYVLISTTLALSNHQTEYIKPCYVQWNTTISWWDNE; encoded by the exons ATGGAAACGAACGGTGGGCCTTCCGCTAAACGCGAAGACCTCCTTATTCCACTACAGAAATATAAGACTACATTGTACACGCATAGTGATGAGGTACCGGAGAAACTGCAACCAACGGATCAG AGGGATGGTCTAAACTCCGTCCAGACAATGTTGCTGATCGCAGGATACTGCCCAGGTTTTGCTGCTACTATTATGATGGTAGCTATTATACATACAG GATGGGTTGGTTTCCTACTCTTCGCAGTTCTAACTTTTATGCTGGCTTACGCCGCCATACTGCTCAGAAACTGCTGGAATTTGGTCAGAGCCACGCATTTTGAAGATTCCAATCCATATGGTGCCATAGCATATGAGGCATTTGGAAACTGGGCGAG ACACATGGTGAATGTGCTGGTGGATCTCGTTAGTTTTGGCGCCAGTACAGTAATGCTTCTAGCTACATCACAGCTTGTACTCATTGTGATTGGTCACAGTCTCGTTGGTACGTACTGCTATTGGCCAATTATCATTGGTGTGATCATGAGCCCGGCTATTCTAGTGGGAATGCCAAAGCACTTCTG GCAACTTGGAGCATTGAGTATCATCACTACCATCCTCGCCATCCTCATCATGTTCATTGACGCATctctctacctccatggtaacgGAGAAGCCTTACACCGTCTCCAGCCGTCCATGGAGTCTTGGGCGTTTGGCAAGTTGATAGGAGGAACCATCTTTCTGATGGGTGGTCACTTTGTCTACCCAGAGGTCCAGCGAGCGATGAAAGAGCCGGGAGACTTTGACAGAAGTGCTCTCGGATATTTCCTCT TGATTGTTCTCTTCCTGTTCCCTACCCTTCTGATCACCTACATGGCCTATGGTGATATCATGCTTCCTTTTGACGTTACATCCAGCCTGCTGGTCATCCTCCCAAGGGATGGTATGGTGGTCATTCCAGGGCTCCTTCTCCTGATTGGCAGTGGACCAGTCTTACTCATTGTCATCAATCCACTATTCCAACATCTTGATGAGCTGCTTGATGTCCAAGCAG ATTTCAATTGGAAGCGAATCCTCTCCCGCATATGTGTCATCCTCTTTCTGATCTTCATTGCTGAGACGGTACCAGACTTCACTGTTCTAATGACCCTGGTTGGAGGTGTACTCTTCCCTGTCTTGACATTCATGGCTCCAGCCATCTCTTATCTCCGCCTCCGATCACTCTACATGGTAGACAGCTTCTCAGAAAGACC GAAGATGCACCTCTTTGAGAGTATTATCTCAGTAACCCTCATCCTAGCTACACCTGTTATCATCGTTTATGTCCTCATCTCCACCACATTGGCTCTATCAAACCACCAGACAGAATACATCAAGCCATGTTATGTTCAATGGAATACAACCATCAGTTGGTGGGACAACGAATAA
- the LOC139943675 gene encoding uncharacterized protein: MVSRKGGLTAGEPLIQERTIYDENSDDEGSIRNIEEDGLNFWQTCIALAAIFSGFGTTAVIQVVAYTGWVGILILCALLISMMYTATLLGSCWNMIEKRWCVDRHPYGAIAFEAGGPCARSAISILVGICSFAGGPLMLLVIGDLLYILVGQSAHGTYCYWPPVFGLIICPIMWLGTPKDSWPVSAVSYTTSVLSFIILIVYAVFSSDASVHPPPPSFDAWSLSSLCGIAIYIPFVHFTVPVIQRDMRKPKDFNMCVVTTFTITGGIIACAVTIGYFSFASLVTSSSNKTGVSILYVLPDRVAVISTAVVLVIHSALVIVPQNSPMFQHTEEVLNVPEEFGCKRIAVRTVLVSLQVFCAETVPQFAVLVTLLSAFAAPFLIFIAPPLSYLKLRNMYMPESSSENPFWHRFDTVACILIIALCPVVMGITAYIAIMSIAKGDTLFKSPCYINATAAHI, encoded by the exons ATTGAAGAAGATGGACTGAACTTTTGGCAGACGTGTATCGCTCTCGCTGCCATATTTTCGGGTTTTGGAACAACTGCTGTGATACAAGTTGTTGCATATACAG GTTGGGTTGGTATCTTAATTCTATGTGCTTTGTTGATAAGCATGATGTACACTGCTACACTTCTTGGAAGTTGCTGGAATATGATCGAGAAGAGGTGGTGTGTAGACAGACATCCGTACGGGGCAATCGCGTTTGAAGCCGGCGGGCCTTGTGCAAG ATCGGCAATCAGTATTCTGGTGGGTATTTGCAGCTTCGCAGGAGGCCCTTTGATGCTGCTAGTGATTGGTGATTTACTGTACATCTTAGTTGGTCAATCAGCCCATGGGACATACTGCTACTGGCCGCCGGTTTTTGGCCTGATTATTTGTCCAATTATGTGGCTCGGTACACCCAAAGACTCATG gccAGTCAGTGCAGTGAGTTACACCACATCCGTACTTAGTTTCATCATCCTCATAGTGTATGCTGTGTTTAGCTCCGATGCATCTGTGCATCCCCCTCCACCTTCCTTTGATGCATGGTCCCTATCATCACTATGTGGTATCGCTATTTATATACCTTTCGTGCACTTCACTGTACCAGTCATTCAACGTGATATGCGCAAGCCCAAGGATTTCAACATGTGTGTCGTCACAACCTTTACAA TCACTGGTGGTATAATAGCATGTGCAGTTACTATCGGCTACTTCTCATTTGCTAGTCTTGTAACAAGCAGTTCAAATAAGACTGGAGTGAGCATTTTGTACGTTCTGCCCGATCGAGTTGCAGTGATCTCTACTGCCGTGGTATTGGTCATTCATAGCGCGCTGGTTATAGTTCCACAGAACAGTCCGATGTTTCAACACACTGAAGAAGTTCTTAATGTACCAGAAG AGTTTGGATGCAAACGAATCGCAGTTCGCACAGTGCTTGTTTCATTACAGGTATTTTGTGCAGAAACTGTACCACAGTTTGCCGTCCTAGTCACATTACTGTCGGCGTTTGCAGCACCTTTCTTGATATTCATTGCACCACCACTTAGCTATTTAAAACTGAGAAACATGTACATGCCGGAAAGTTCTTCAGAAAATCC GTTTTGGCACAGGTTTGATACAGTAGCATGTATACTCATCATAGCCTTGTGTCCAGTCGTAATGGGTATCACTGCCTATATTGCTATCATGTCCATAGCTAAAGGAGATACCCTCTTCAAATCACCGTGTTATATCAACGCAACAGCCGCTCACATTTAA